In the genome of Mogibacterium neglectum, the window TTAGTCTCAGTGCCTCGGTCTATAATCCTCTGGCGCAGCGTAGCGAAATCTGGTGGTAGAATGAACACAAGCACTGCTTGTTCTGGCATCTTCTGTTTTATCTGCAATCCACCTTGAACATCAATCTCTAGAATGACATCTCTGCCTCTTTCAAGCTGTTTAATGACCATGTCCTTAGGTGTACCATAAATGTTATCAAACACTCTCGCATACTCTAGCATCCCACCATTCGCAATCTTCTCTTCGAACTCATTTACCGTAACGAAGTAATAGTCTTTACCATCTACTTCACCTTGTCTTGGCGCTCTAGTCGTCATCGAAGTTGAAAGTGAAATATCTACAGACTCAAGCAATTTCTTGCAAATAGTACCCTTTCCTGCGCCTGACGGTCCCGATATAACAAATAGTCTGCCGTCATTGTGACTCGACTTTCCCATCACTGTCTCCCATATTAAATATTTGGCTAACATTATACCACAAAAACGCTTATCACTCTAGCTATCACAATATCTATTCCGAGGCTACTTCATCTATTCAATATTCTGAATCTGTTCGCGAATTTTCTCTATCTCAGCTTTGAGTTCTAGCATCCATGATGTGATATCCATATCATTTGACTTGGATCCAATCGTATTAGCCTCTCTGTTCATCTCTTGAACTAAGAAGTCAATCTTCTTACCTACAGTCTCTTCATCGCTATTTATAAACGCTCTGAGCTGGTCTACGTGACTGCCGAGCCTCACGATTTCTTCTGTTATATTCGCCTTGTCCGCGAAGATAGCCGCCTCAATGGCAAGCCTCTCCTCTGGAATTTCTACGCTACCGTCTAGAAGTTCAGTGATTCTCGCTTGCAGCCGTTCCTTGTATTCCCCTTCAATCTTTGGGGTTTTCTCTGCTATAAGATTCTTGGTATTTTCAATGATATCGGCCCTGTTGAGTATATCTAGTGCCAATTTTTCTCCCTCAACAGTTCTCATCGCACTAATGCCTTCGAGAGCTTCCTTGAGTGCCGTCATCAGTTCTCTTGTAATTTCCTCTTCATCCTCTGCAGCTGGTGAGGTGGTCAGCACATCTGTCATTCCAGCGAGAAGACTTAATGACACCTGTCCATCACCTGCGAGATCAAAGCTATGCCCTAGCTCAGTAAGCGCATCATAATATAGTTTTGCCGCTTCTAGGTTAAGGTTTACATTCGTTTCACTCTTGCCAAAATTATCTATGGACACACCGATTTCAATTTTACCACGCTTTAGGACTTCCTTTGCAGCCGCTTTTATTTTCTCTTCTGCAAAAGAGTATTTTCTAGGCATCTTTACGGTTATATCGCAGTATCTGTGATTCACAGCCTTAACCTCTACGGTTATACTCCGCTGATTATCGCAATATATGCCTCTACCGTATCCTGTCATGCTCTTGACCACGTATCCACCTCCTCGTGTTTAACCAATTTATTATATCTTTTATGCACTTTAAAGTAAACAATTAGAGCTTTAGTTGCCATATACCTACAAGACCAAAGAATCTTTCAAAAACTCTCTAAAATCTCATGAAAGTTTGTATATACAAAGTTTGTCAAGTCTAGGTGTTAAACCTCTGCACAGCTTGAAAAATGCGGATCTCCGTGATATGCTATTTACCATCGTGTCGTCATCAGAGCAAATTTTTCTGATGTCAGAAAGGAATACGAATTGGCATTTGACGGTATAATCACATCCGCAATAGCATCAGAGCTATCGAACACCATTACGCTCGGCAAGATTGAGAAAATCTATCAGCCGACGGGAGAAAATTTATTAATACAGATTCATACGAGAGAAGGCAATGTAAAGCTCCTTGCCTCGTGCGGTAGCCAGTCTGCGCGCATCTGTCTCACAGATGATAAGTACATTAACCCGATGCAGCCTCCTAACTTTTGCATGCTTCTAAGAAAGCATATTCAGGGTGGACGCATAACAGAGATAAGGCAGCGAGATTCTGAGCGCATCATAGAGCTCGATATTGAGGCTCAGACAGAGCTCGGTTTCACCACCTCCAAGAGACTCATCGTTGAAATTATGGGGAAGCATAGCAACATAATTCTCATCGATATCGATTCTGGCAAAATCATCGATGCGATCAAGAGGATTTCTATAGATGTAAATAGATACAGACAGCTGCTTCCAGGTGTTGTCTATGTGTATCCACCTGAACAGGATAAGACGCCTTTTAAAGCAGCATCTGCAGAGGATTTTACGAACAGAGAAGGTGTAACT includes:
- the gmk gene encoding guanylate kinase codes for the protein MGKSSHNDGRLFVISGPSGAGKGTICKKLLESVDISLSTSMTTRAPRQGEVDGKDYYFVTVNEFEEKIANGGMLEYARVFDNIYGTPKDMVIKQLERGRDVILEIDVQGGLQIKQKMPEQAVLVFILPPDFATLRQRIIDRGTETKEVIDKRFNEAINEIKLIGEYDYYVVNDELDDAVYELKAIIMAERRRVPNKIMPIVREYERGIQEENHHDVISSN
- a CDS encoding YicC/YloC family endoribonuclease, whose amino-acid sequence is MVKSMTGYGRGIYCDNQRSITVEVKAVNHRYCDITVKMPRKYSFAEEKIKAAAKEVLKRGKIEIGVSIDNFGKSETNVNLNLEAAKLYYDALTELGHSFDLAGDGQVSLSLLAGMTDVLTTSPAAEDEEEITRELMTALKEALEGISAMRTVEGEKLALDILNRADIIENTKNLIAEKTPKIEGEYKERLQARITELLDGSVEIPEERLAIEAAIFADKANITEEIVRLGSHVDQLRAFINSDEETVGKKIDFLVQEMNREANTIGSKSNDMDITSWMLELKAEIEKIREQIQNIE